The sequence ACGCCTTCAGGCGCAGGATCGGCCGTCCGGAACTTGTATGGATACGCATCGTTGATGTGGAACGGATCCTTCGGCGTGAGAATGACTTCGACGGTGCCCTGTTTGCCCGCGGCGTATGTTCCCACCGATTTTATTTCGGCGTCGTACGAATCCGTGCTCGCCCTGGAGCTCAGAGGAGCAGCCTGGTTTGTCTCGGCAACCACTCCCCGCCCTGCCGCTTCACTGTCGCCCGGCGCGAACGCAGCGCCAAACGCGAAGGCAGAGAGAATCGCGAAACACGCGAAAGTCACGGTGGAGCGTCGCTTCGAAGACGGTTTGATCATGATCCGCCCAGATAACACGTCGGCACGCGCGCTACCACGACTCGTCGTGGTCGAACACGTCGCTCGAGCGCGAGTTCACTAGCGTCGGATTGCTACAGCAATGAGCATCCCGACGACGAACATGATGACGAGCACGACCGGCAGAACCCACGGGCGACGAGTTGGAAGTTGCTCTGAAATCGGCAGTTCTTCCACGCGTTCTCGAGGCGGATCCGGCGCTATCGCCACGGGTTGCGCTGGCGGAGGATCGAACGCTGCATCGAAGGCAGCATCGAGCGCACTGTAATCTTCCGCCTTCTCTGGCTCGGGTTCGGGAGCCACACGCGCGATGAGAGCAATTCGCAAAAGCTCGCGTAACTCGGCTTCGGGTGTCGCCGCCCAGTCGGCATACGTGCCATCGAGACCGTAGACGCGACCGATCCGATCCACGAACTCACCCACGGATGCGGTGCGGTTCGCCGGTGACTTCGCGAGAGCGTCATCCATGACCGCATCGAGCGCTCGCGGAACGCCGTATGCCTTGCCCACATCGCTTGGCAGGCGATGCGGCCTGTTGACGATGCTGTGCAGGATCGCGCCATCACCAACGCCATCGAACGGCACGTTGCCCGTGATCGCTTCATACGCGATCGCAGCCATGGACCACACATCGGCGCGACTATCGAGCTCGGCTGCACCTTGAGCTTGTTCGGGCGACATGTAGTAGGGCGAGCCGATCGTCGTACCAACGACGGTGATTCGTTTGGCCCCCAATGAATTGTCGCGAATGCTGCCGAAGTCGAGGATCTTGACGACATCGCCTTCACGGCTCGCACAGAGGAAGATGTTGTCCGGTTTCAGATCTCGATGAACGAGATTCAGGTCGTGCGCGACGCGAAGGCCTTTGGCCATCTGCGCGAGCATCCGAATCACACGCTCGGGAGGCAACACGCGCTGACGTTTGAGCAACGTTCTGAGCGCCTCACCCTCGAGGTACTCCATGACGAGCACGCGATTGCCCGCGGGATCGAGCTCGAACGCGTAGATCTCGACGATGTGCTCGTGCGCCACGCGCGCGCTGATTTCGAACTCGCGATGAAACCGCGCGAGAGCGACCTGATCTTCGGAAATGCGCGCGTGCAAGACCTTGAGGGCGACGGTGCGATCGCGCGCTCGATCGAGGGCTTGATACACACGGCCCATCGCGCCATCGGCGAGCACTCGCCAGATCTCGTAGCGGCCATAGCAGATGGCGT is a genomic window of Polyangiaceae bacterium containing:
- a CDS encoding serine/threonine protein kinase, with translation MKGCAKCHRLYADDIGVCPVEGATLESTDKLRPEPDPEDPRVGNAICYGRYEIWRVLADGAMGRVYQALDRARDRTVALKVLHARISEDQVALARFHREFEISARVAHEHIVEIYAFELDPAGNRVLVMEYLEGEALRTLLKRQRVLPPERVIRMLAQMAKGLRVAHDLNLVHRDLKPDNIFLCASREGDVVKILDFGSIRDNSLGAKRITVVGTTIGSPYYMSPEQAQGAAELDSRADVWSMAAIAYEAITGNVPFDGVGDGAILHSIVNRPHRLPSDVGKAYGVPRALDAVMDDALAKSPANRTASVGEFVDRIGRVYGLDGTYADWAATPEAELRELLRIALIARVAPEPEPEKAEDYSALDAAFDAAFDPPPAQPVAIAPDPPRERVEELPISEQLPTRRPWVLPVVLVIMFVVGMLIAVAIRR